A portion of the Candidatus Pristimantibacillus lignocellulolyticus genome contains these proteins:
- a CDS encoding AAA family ATPase — protein sequence MKQITQLQEEIGKVIVGQKQVVEQLIWCVIAGGHALLEGIPGLGKTMLVRTLSDVLSLQFSRIQFTPDLMPADITGTTLIDFGSQGITSQRFGKGPIFGNLVLADEINRATPKTQSALLEAMQEGTVTAGGESYALPKPFFVLATQNPIEQEGTYPLPEAQLDRFLLKIGIEYPNRDELKEIVRRTTGAKTPEAQVVMSGEQLQALQALAKQVVISEEMLDAAVSITMRTHRHEEDAPQEVKQFVRYGAGPRALQSLVSISRVRALSQGRAHVSWNDLIAVAAPVLRHRIGLSYEAQAQGMLGDHVVASVIASLEKDRR from the coding sequence ATGAAGCAGATTACGCAGCTACAAGAGGAGATCGGAAAAGTTATAGTAGGACAGAAGCAGGTTGTCGAGCAGTTAATATGGTGTGTTATTGCCGGAGGACATGCACTACTAGAAGGTATTCCTGGACTTGGAAAAACAATGCTAGTTCGCACACTTTCCGATGTGCTATCGCTTCAATTTTCTCGTATACAATTTACGCCTGATCTAATGCCAGCTGATATTACAGGGACAACATTAATAGATTTTGGATCGCAAGGAATTACGTCACAACGATTCGGAAAAGGTCCGATATTCGGAAATTTAGTTCTTGCTGATGAGATTAACCGTGCAACACCAAAGACACAAAGTGCGCTGCTCGAAGCGATGCAAGAAGGTACTGTTACTGCTGGTGGAGAGAGTTACGCTTTACCTAAGCCATTTTTTGTACTAGCTACTCAAAATCCAATTGAGCAGGAAGGTACGTATCCACTACCCGAAGCACAATTAGATCGTTTTTTATTGAAGATTGGAATTGAATATCCGAATCGTGATGAATTGAAAGAAATCGTACGTAGAACAACAGGGGCGAAAACACCAGAAGCACAAGTTGTGATGTCAGGCGAACAACTACAAGCATTGCAAGCTCTTGCTAAGCAGGTTGTTATATCAGAGGAAATGCTGGATGCGGCAGTTAGTATAACCATGCGTACACATCGACATGAAGAAGATGCACCGCAAGAAGTGAAGCAATTCGTAAGATATGGAGCGGGACCACGTGCTTTGCAATCTTTAGTTTCAATTAGTAGAGTAAGGGCACTATCGCAAGGTCGAGCGCATGTTTCATGGAATGATCTTATCGCGGTTGCTGCTCCAGTGCTGCGACATCGTATTGGACTTAGTTATGAGGCACAGGCACAAGGGATGCTGGGAGATCATGTTGTTGCGAGTGTTATTGCATCGTTGGAAAAGGATAGAAGGTAG
- a CDS encoding DUF58 domain-containing protein: MSSDLQSNDIYSSQQIDAMQLLQLLFPDQSWLSKLDGMMIRSNSRVKGMLAGKRRSSQLGSSLEFADYRPYVSGDDVRRIDWNLYGRTSKAYIRQYWDEQERSFSLYVDSSKSMSSFGRGDTNKWLFALRFAASVGYLSLICEDRVQINLFNEKEIVDAVPSLYGKHAKFTLFKHLGQLIHHYRNEDGQSFADIAGRTRDGLLVDNNTSTSDLDMQVEWSDMMRAFQSGVALPRRAGVTWLFSDGLYDEGLENLLNQLQARGQEVVFVHILHAEEWNPQLEGELKLIDIETNRKTEVAITPAILAKYEQGVAQFQRSIKQRCETRGIAYYSMNSGLPFTEQFIGLLSSGESIIYK; the protein is encoded by the coding sequence ATGTCGAGTGACTTACAGTCAAATGATATATATAGTAGTCAACAAATAGATGCGATGCAATTGCTGCAATTATTGTTCCCCGATCAGAGTTGGTTATCTAAGCTTGATGGGATGATGATTCGTTCAAATTCTCGTGTCAAAGGAATGTTGGCAGGGAAGCGTAGATCTAGTCAGCTTGGTAGTTCACTTGAATTTGCAGATTACAGACCTTATGTAAGTGGCGATGATGTGCGTAGAATTGATTGGAATTTATACGGTAGAACGTCAAAAGCATATATTCGTCAATATTGGGACGAGCAAGAACGATCGTTTAGCCTATATGTAGATAGCTCGAAATCAATGAGTAGTTTTGGTCGTGGAGATACGAACAAGTGGCTTTTCGCACTCAGATTTGCTGCTAGTGTTGGATACTTGTCTTTAATATGTGAAGATCGTGTTCAAATTAATTTATTCAATGAGAAGGAAATTGTTGATGCTGTACCATCTTTGTATGGTAAACATGCTAAATTCACGTTATTCAAACACCTAGGACAACTCATTCATCATTATCGTAATGAAGATGGACAATCTTTTGCTGATATTGCAGGAAGAACTCGAGATGGGTTATTAGTAGACAATAACACATCTACTTCTGACTTAGATATGCAAGTAGAGTGGAGCGATATGATGCGTGCGTTTCAATCCGGGGTTGCATTACCTCGGCGTGCCGGAGTAACTTGGCTATTCAGTGATGGCTTATATGATGAAGGATTAGAAAATTTACTTAATCAATTGCAAGCAAGAGGTCAAGAAGTCGTTTTCGTTCATATTCTTCATGCTGAAGAATGGAACCCGCAATTAGAAGGTGAATTAAAACTTATAGATATCGAAACGAATAGAAAAACGGAAGTCGCAATAACGCCAGCGATTTTAGCTAAATATGAGCAAGGGGTAGCTCAATTTCAGCGATCTATAAAACAACGTTGTGAAACTCGTGGCATCGCCTATTACTCCATGAATAGTGGTTTACCATTTACGGAACAATTTATTGGATTATTGAGCAGTGGTGAATCAATCATCTATAAGTAG
- a CDS encoding VWA domain-containing protein, protein MQWLSATSAWFGISLLVIVAMYIFKKSYQPRMISSHILWRRALQEQEANKPWQKLKKRLLLWLQLLVAICIVFALMEPVIEKLIAKDEHVIVVLDRSASMAAMTTATGESYFQLAKDKMIEWLKTELAGSPITLIVNGDYPEIITSREVQVDKVINAVNDLQPYYGVSDDETTLSLARALVSEEEQQVISLYVDQSFKATSIEDKKNQSNTSREYWNIIGDDEVHSNVNIRSFTINSEDAIEAEGFVTIAHPQGLQQQLTVLVTAYDHNDKVISTVEKNQVTSSGQYTTVELNKLPISYYYKAEVKAMDGDHNLSDNIMFQVLAEESEYDVLLVSEGNLFLEKALQLMNADLTKLSPSSEPPTDSKDNSYHLIIVDGDYDRLQLDSAWSSYMAKYPLWIIDHPKKAGASSVAPSSQEVIVTDHEVTQYITFQDTYISQMRKLTNTELNFGTVVLKYGDWPAIVAGYEMQKPRLRFTFSLQDTDLPLRAEFPILMMQSLQYMVKGTSEQLGSFLVGSEPAITLSTNTASSYWQSMSDTSSKGTEKSNTMSYDQPILTPSVPGVYQLIELDRNDERVQSRVAVVHAELSEYSYSMNNQLSELSQEQLQVSDAGKGQGLQSIIPWLAMLMMCCLVLEWEVYRRGL, encoded by the coding sequence TTGCAATGGCTTTCTGCAACATCAGCTTGGTTTGGCATTTCTTTACTTGTTATCGTTGCGATGTATATATTCAAAAAAAGTTATCAACCGCGGATGATATCAAGTCATATATTATGGCGCCGAGCATTACAAGAACAAGAAGCGAATAAACCATGGCAAAAGCTTAAGAAACGCCTTTTATTATGGCTGCAATTGTTGGTAGCAATATGTATCGTCTTTGCGCTAATGGAACCTGTGATCGAGAAGTTGATTGCAAAGGATGAACATGTGATTGTCGTACTTGATCGTTCAGCGAGTATGGCTGCTATGACGACAGCAACTGGGGAGAGCTATTTCCAATTAGCAAAAGATAAAATGATAGAATGGTTAAAAACAGAATTAGCTGGTAGTCCAATTACGCTTATCGTTAATGGTGATTATCCAGAAATCATAACAAGTAGAGAAGTACAAGTTGACAAAGTTATTAATGCCGTTAATGACTTACAACCTTATTATGGTGTATCTGATGATGAGACTACACTATCGTTAGCAAGAGCATTAGTTTCGGAAGAAGAACAACAAGTGATTAGTCTTTATGTAGATCAAAGTTTTAAAGCAACTTCGATAGAAGATAAGAAAAATCAATCGAATACTAGTAGAGAATATTGGAACATTATCGGAGATGACGAGGTTCATAGCAATGTGAATATTCGAAGTTTTACGATTAACTCTGAAGATGCCATTGAGGCAGAAGGATTTGTCACGATTGCACATCCTCAAGGCTTGCAACAACAATTGACAGTATTGGTTACAGCTTACGATCACAACGATAAAGTCATCTCAACTGTAGAAAAGAATCAAGTAACAAGTTCAGGGCAATATACGACAGTTGAGCTTAATAAACTTCCTATTAGTTATTATTACAAGGCAGAAGTTAAGGCTATGGATGGAGATCATAACCTTAGTGACAATATTATGTTTCAAGTGCTAGCTGAAGAATCTGAGTATGATGTTCTGCTCGTATCTGAAGGAAATCTATTTCTCGAAAAAGCGCTACAGCTTATGAACGCCGACCTTACAAAGCTTTCTCCGAGTAGTGAGCCTCCTACTGATTCAAAGGATAATTCATATCATTTAATTATAGTAGATGGCGACTACGATCGGTTACAGCTTGATTCAGCATGGAGTAGTTACATGGCGAAATATCCATTGTGGATCATCGATCATCCGAAGAAAGCGGGCGCTAGCTCAGTAGCTCCTTCTTCACAAGAAGTTATTGTTACTGATCATGAAGTTACCCAGTATATTACTTTCCAAGACACCTATATTTCGCAAATGAGAAAGTTAACGAATACTGAATTGAATTTTGGAACTGTCGTACTGAAATATGGAGATTGGCCAGCTATTGTAGCTGGATATGAGATGCAAAAACCAAGATTAAGATTTACATTCTCATTGCAGGACACGGATCTACCATTACGTGCAGAGTTTCCAATTTTAATGATGCAATCACTTCAATATATGGTGAAAGGTACGTCTGAACAGTTGGGGAGTTTTCTAGTTGGTAGTGAACCTGCTATTACACTATCTACCAATACGGCAAGTAGCTACTGGCAATCAATGAGTGATACTAGTAGCAAAGGCACAGAAAAAAGCAATACGATGAGCTATGATCAACCTATATTGACTCCTTCTGTTCCGGGGGTATATCAGTTAATCGAGTTAGATAGAAACGATGAGCGGGTACAATCGAGAGTTGCAGTCGTTCACGCGGAGTTGTCCGAGTATTCTTATTCAATGAATAATCAACTTTCGGAGTTATCTCAAGAGCAATTACAAGTAAGTGATGCAGGAAAAGGGCAAGGTTTGCAAAGTATAATACCTTGGCTAGCAATGCTTATGATGTGTTGTCTTGTGTTGGAATGGGAGGTGTACCGTCGTGGGCTTTAA
- a CDS encoding VWA domain-containing protein, protein MGFNVDQPWWLLLLLLIPLYIWYMIRYTTRLVGMRKISAITIRSFIILLIICLIAGIMPYSSSDRKNIVFAVDRSASISNNDTAINVVNNAISAGDEKSYQAILSFGNGIAIDRTISPLQGLAQFRTTVAEDGTIISNALRQASGMLSQQGGGRIVLISDGIETNGDMLREAQLLRSMDIAVDVVMLASEQEQDVAISEFKVPGQLKAGEKYQLSISLESTTATSAVLYIYEDDELMNQYDVSLMQGENTFLLDQLATEPGLHQYRAVVQAASDHEPINNTAYGLSRVDGPAGVLIVEGKKGSSTNIENALASSYIGYRTIVAEELSYELAEYVQYDSIIFNNVSAVDLPQIKMDNIETAVRNYGVGFLMLGGSNSYGLGGYFDTPIERILPVDMELTGKRQLPKLGLILVIDHSGSMGGDKLELAKEAAIRTVELLRPEDTVGVIAFDDRPTWVVSPTKVSNKDEIISSISAINAAGGTSIYPALKSAYEEMLTLNSERKHIILLTDGQSGTNDNYKQLTDDMLANMMTMSSVAVGSDSDTRLLESLATDAGGRYYYTEDQSTLPAIFSRETALMTRSYIVDKTFDPIIGYAGAWSQLWKSGVPEVDAYVATSAKDLAEVSLYTHMEDPLLARWNVGAGKTVAFTTDVNGEWASSWINWTEFPKVFVEWVKWTYPQFVSSPYTIDGSHSDQLLITGHDGLSRGDLGMVVRDGESEQVYPLIPVSNGQYEVDTGALKSGVYFTQIGKLTSVDGTNTIQNGVTTGFVVPYSAEYQLNMDSTVGVESMTALAELTGGRVIELDKADELFQFAPTQVKQIIDWTKILLIIILLLWLVDIGNRRLSLPWKLWLNRGVALVKVQRKPHSMPQQAENETMSRLAKRKNSKEQWYASMNGNGQPQQSRRNNNENSNQQQVADSSENRNFTHEVSTDTHNVTKSSTAKTTRKSSGDDTVYVRDDKKHTKQSDTSTSLNKVTNSNPADQRNYVANNNQAAQNNHVDQNNKEQSRTDHMNRLLAAKNRKK, encoded by the coding sequence GTGGGCTTTAACGTAGATCAGCCATGGTGGTTATTATTACTTCTGCTTATTCCATTGTATATATGGTATATGATAAGATACACGACTCGCCTAGTAGGTATGCGTAAAATTTCAGCGATTACGATTCGCTCCTTCATCATATTACTTATCATTTGTTTAATTGCAGGAATCATGCCCTATAGTAGCAGTGATCGTAAAAACATCGTTTTTGCAGTCGATCGTTCTGCTTCAATTAGTAATAATGATACCGCAATTAATGTTGTTAATAACGCAATTTCTGCTGGAGATGAGAAGAGCTATCAAGCGATTTTATCATTTGGTAATGGAATAGCGATTGATCGGACGATATCACCACTACAAGGACTAGCACAGTTCCGTACAACTGTAGCTGAAGATGGAACTATAATATCTAATGCATTGCGACAAGCAAGCGGGATGTTAAGTCAGCAAGGTGGTGGGCGAATTGTTCTAATAAGCGATGGTATTGAGACGAATGGTGATATGCTTCGTGAAGCACAATTACTTCGATCGATGGATATCGCTGTTGATGTTGTCATGCTTGCCTCCGAGCAAGAACAAGATGTTGCGATATCTGAATTTAAAGTGCCCGGTCAATTGAAAGCGGGAGAGAAGTATCAATTATCTATCTCTCTTGAAAGCACTACAGCAACCAGTGCAGTATTGTATATCTATGAAGATGATGAATTGATGAATCAATATGATGTTTCACTGATGCAAGGTGAGAATACGTTTCTACTAGATCAACTTGCTACAGAGCCTGGTTTGCACCAGTACCGTGCTGTAGTTCAAGCTGCAAGTGATCATGAGCCAATTAACAATACAGCATATGGACTGAGTAGAGTTGACGGACCTGCTGGTGTATTAATCGTTGAAGGTAAAAAAGGCAGTTCAACCAATATTGAAAATGCTTTAGCTTCATCGTATATTGGCTATCGAACGATCGTAGCTGAAGAGTTAAGTTATGAATTAGCGGAATATGTTCAGTATGATAGCATTATTTTCAATAATGTAAGTGCTGTGGATTTACCGCAAATTAAAATGGACAACATTGAAACCGCTGTACGAAATTATGGTGTCGGTTTTCTGATGCTCGGAGGTAGTAATAGCTATGGTTTGGGTGGATACTTCGATACACCAATAGAGCGAATTTTACCGGTAGATATGGAGTTAACCGGGAAGCGACAATTACCAAAGTTAGGTCTGATTCTAGTTATCGATCATTCAGGAAGTATGGGTGGCGATAAACTCGAATTAGCGAAAGAGGCAGCGATACGTACCGTTGAATTGCTTCGTCCTGAAGATACAGTAGGTGTTATTGCATTTGATGACCGACCAACTTGGGTCGTCTCCCCAACGAAAGTAAGCAATAAGGATGAGATTATATCATCGATTAGCGCGATTAATGCCGCGGGTGGAACGAGTATTTATCCTGCCCTAAAGTCCGCTTATGAAGAAATGTTGACTCTTAATAGTGAGCGCAAACATATTATTTTGCTTACTGATGGTCAGTCTGGCACGAACGATAATTATAAGCAATTAACAGACGATATGCTTGCGAATATGATGACAATGTCTTCTGTCGCAGTAGGTAGTGATTCCGATACGAGATTATTGGAAAGCTTAGCGACTGATGCCGGAGGTCGTTATTATTATACCGAAGATCAATCTACTCTTCCTGCTATTTTCAGTAGAGAGACTGCGTTAATGACTCGCTCATATATCGTTGATAAAACTTTTGATCCTATCATTGGTTATGCTGGTGCTTGGAGTCAACTTTGGAAGAGTGGTGTTCCGGAAGTAGATGCTTACGTTGCAACAAGTGCGAAGGATTTGGCTGAAGTATCACTTTACACGCATATGGAAGATCCGCTTCTTGCTAGATGGAATGTCGGAGCAGGGAAAACCGTCGCATTTACAACTGATGTGAATGGGGAATGGGCTAGTTCATGGATTAATTGGACGGAGTTCCCTAAAGTATTTGTTGAATGGGTGAAGTGGACGTATCCACAATTTGTGTCTTCCCCATATACGATCGATGGTAGTCATAGTGATCAATTATTGATTACTGGACATGATGGATTGTCTCGCGGTGATCTAGGGATGGTAGTCAGGGATGGAGAAAGTGAACAAGTGTATCCACTCATTCCTGTCAGTAATGGTCAGTATGAAGTAGATACAGGCGCTCTAAAAAGTGGTGTCTACTTTACGCAAATTGGTAAGCTTACATCTGTTGATGGCACTAATACCATTCAAAATGGTGTGACAACAGGATTTGTTGTCCCTTACTCAGCTGAATATCAATTGAATATGGATTCCACTGTTGGAGTAGAATCTATGACTGCATTAGCTGAGCTTACAGGTGGGCGTGTGATAGAACTGGATAAAGCTGATGAACTTTTCCAATTTGCACCGACACAAGTAAAGCAGATTATTGATTGGACTAAAATACTTCTGATCATCATTCTCTTATTATGGTTAGTTGATATAGGGAATCGTCGTTTATCATTGCCTTGGAAATTGTGGTTGAATCGCGGAGTAGCTCTCGTTAAGGTGCAACGCAAGCCTCATTCCATGCCGCAACAAGCCGAGAATGAGACGATGTCACGACTAGCCAAGCGGAAAAACTCTAAAGAGCAATGGTACGCAAGCATGAACGGCAATGGACAACCTCAACAATCCCGCAGAAATAATAATGAGAATTCTAATCAGCAACAAGTAGCTGATTCTAGTGAGAACCGTAATTTTACTCATGAGGTTTCGACTGATACACATAATGTTACAAAGTCATCGACTGCTAAAACAACACGGAAAAGCAGTGGAGATGATACTGTGTATGTTCGTGATGATAAAAAACATACGAAGCAGTCTGATACATCGACTAGTTTGAACAAAGTTACCAATAGCAATCCTGCAGATCAAAGGAATTATGTAGCAAATAACAATCAAGCAGCACAAAATAATCATGTAGACCAAAATAATAAAGAGCAATCAAGAACGGATCATATGAATCGATTATTAGCTGCGAAAAATCGTAAGAAGTAA
- a CDS encoding rhodanese-like domain-containing protein, with product MMNEITADELQAKLEAGELINLIDVREPDEWEAGHIEQARLIPLSEFNARVEEVHAVEGDVIFICRSGARSGRVCEFMRLQGFEVTNVSDGNLGWHGPVVYGQ from the coding sequence ATGATGAATGAAATTACAGCAGACGAATTACAAGCGAAACTTGAAGCGGGAGAATTAATTAACCTTATAGATGTTAGAGAACCAGATGAATGGGAAGCAGGACATATCGAACAAGCTCGTCTGATTCCACTCTCCGAATTCAATGCGCGTGTGGAAGAAGTTCATGCTGTTGAAGGTGATGTCATCTTCATCTGTCGTAGCGGAGCTCGTAGTGGACGTGTATGTGAGTTTATGCGTTTACAAGGTTTTGAGGTAACAAATGTGAGTGATGGTAATCTTGGCTGGCATGGTCCAGTCGTATATGGTCAATAA
- a CDS encoding DUF3953 domain-containing protein: MKKLRLIFGLLAAIIAIYNLIILTFYYDSSRTDNFKALPFMNFFLGLFMLVTGFSELKSKRKINAVKYFICSILLIFVSIKLYTVYY; the protein is encoded by the coding sequence TTGAAAAAATTAAGATTAATATTTGGATTACTTGCCGCTATTATTGCAATCTATAACTTAATTATTCTTACTTTTTACTACGATAGTTCAAGAACAGATAATTTTAAAGCATTACCTTTTATGAATTTTTTCTTGGGATTGTTTATGTTAGTTACAGGTTTTTCTGAACTCAAGTCAAAAAGAAAGATAAATGCTGTTAAGTATTTTATTTGCTCAATCCTTTTAATATTTGTTTCCATTAAGCTTTACACTGTTTACTACTAA
- the add gene encoding adenosine deaminase has protein sequence MTLTYEQLQQMPKVELHLHLDGSILPATLIELAAEQNMSLPTTDVSQLLSYMTVPEQCEDLNQYLSTFDFVLPFTQTANALERIAFEIVQQCAEQNVRYVEVRFAPQLHVNKGLTVADAYRHVIAGLQRGEQQFDVVARCIGICLRGHSSEQNMEVVEEAAAFIGKGLVAVDLAGAEALYPPSLYREIFEKAGQLNLPITIHAGEAGGAQNIDVSVHELGASRIGHGVRLQEDANIFNDINNFHIPLEFCPISNLQTKAIEGWEQYPLVQYMNSGIIVTVNTDNLTVSNTNLTKEFWTLQQELSLSFEQIVQLQYNAVHAVFLEQSAKAAFIEKMEDELKRWKTIIGV, from the coding sequence ATGACATTAACCTACGAACAATTACAACAAATGCCGAAAGTAGAACTTCATCTTCATCTAGATGGAAGTATATTGCCTGCAACTTTAATTGAATTAGCTGCCGAGCAGAATATGTCATTGCCAACGACAGACGTATCTCAGCTCCTATCCTATATGACAGTGCCAGAGCAATGTGAAGATTTGAATCAATATTTAAGTACTTTTGATTTTGTACTACCTTTCACTCAGACTGCTAATGCGCTCGAACGAATCGCCTTTGAAATCGTTCAGCAATGTGCAGAGCAAAATGTTCGTTATGTCGAAGTTCGTTTTGCACCGCAATTACATGTTAACAAAGGATTAACGGTAGCTGATGCGTATCGACATGTTATTGCGGGGTTACAACGCGGTGAACAACAATTTGATGTTGTGGCACGCTGCATAGGTATTTGTTTGCGAGGTCATAGCTCTGAGCAGAATATGGAAGTAGTAGAGGAAGCTGCGGCCTTTATTGGCAAAGGACTTGTTGCGGTTGATCTTGCCGGTGCAGAGGCACTTTATCCGCCATCGCTCTATCGAGAAATATTCGAAAAGGCTGGGCAACTTAATCTACCTATAACGATTCATGCAGGAGAAGCGGGTGGCGCTCAAAACATTGACGTATCTGTTCATGAACTTGGTGCTTCGCGAATTGGACATGGTGTTCGATTGCAGGAAGATGCCAATATATTTAATGACATTAATAATTTTCACATCCCACTTGAATTTTGTCCGATTAGTAATTTGCAGACAAAAGCAATTGAGGGCTGGGAGCAATATCCGTTAGTTCAATATATGAATTCAGGCATCATTGTTACGGTCAATACGGATAATCTTACTGTTTCAAATACGAATTTGACTAAAGAATTTTGGACCTTGCAGCAGGAGTTATCTCTATCTTTTGAGCAAATAGTTCAGCTTCAGTATAATGCTGTACATGCTGTATTTCTTGAGCAATCAGCGAAAGCAGCTTTTATTGAGAAGATGGAAGATGAGTTGAAGCGTTGGAAAACGATAATTGGGGTCTAG
- the dgt gene encoding dNTP triphosphohydrolase produces the protein MKSIRKYRLNDIEHIKSSEDREEYEKDYARLIQSPAFRRLQGKSQVFGAGSGDYYRTRLTHSIEVSQIAREVSRKLGKLYPFLNQDIHPGLKIVPEVVEIASLAHDLGHPPFGHKGEEVLNELLQEKYGSHYEGNAQNFRILMFLEKRAGSDKGLDLTAAALLAINKYPYLIGENGKQKGVYKAEWEGISYLRDLWKIPEGCRTLEAQLMDLCDDIAYSTHDIEDGIRAGKIQLTEDFLLDARLINSVVQEIVNDPASMSAFHWANIDIRQMVSNVLDEYYLQWKRIYEKYGREVSRSRREMKAQWVNHFASLVGIIDDPMTIGWKKVTFVKDGVEDVYTLRTMEILKKLAWVTMIKDFRVQRLQKRSENMLHKLWESLEDEAAGRLILPPDWIESYDLLKHEWPWEKLITDYIAGMTDHYAEKVYTELFASRSGSIYERD, from the coding sequence ATGAAAAGCATTCGTAAATATCGTCTTAATGATATTGAGCATATTAAATCTAGTGAAGATCGAGAAGAGTATGAAAAAGATTATGCAAGATTAATACAATCTCCAGCTTTTCGTCGATTACAAGGGAAATCGCAAGTTTTCGGTGCTGGATCTGGTGATTATTATCGTACACGACTAACCCATTCCATCGAAGTATCGCAAATTGCTCGGGAAGTTTCGCGGAAATTGGGTAAATTATATCCGTTTCTCAATCAAGATATCCATCCGGGATTAAAAATCGTACCAGAAGTAGTAGAGATCGCATCACTTGCTCATGACCTCGGACATCCGCCATTTGGTCATAAAGGCGAAGAAGTGCTTAACGAGTTATTACAAGAGAAGTATGGAAGTCATTATGAAGGGAATGCACAGAACTTCCGCATTCTGATGTTTCTGGAGAAAAGAGCAGGTAGTGATAAAGGGCTTGATCTAACCGCTGCAGCATTGCTTGCCATTAATAAATACCCTTATCTTATTGGCGAGAATGGTAAGCAAAAAGGGGTATATAAAGCAGAGTGGGAAGGCATTTCTTACTTACGCGATTTATGGAAAATTCCTGAGGGATGTCGTACGCTTGAAGCGCAATTGATGGATCTATGTGATGACATTGCTTATTCTACGCATGATATCGAGGATGGTATTCGTGCTGGTAAAATTCAATTAACAGAAGATTTTTTGTTAGATGCTAGATTAATCAATAGTGTTGTGCAAGAAATTGTGAATGATCCTGCGAGTATGTCAGCATTTCATTGGGCTAACATCGATATTCGTCAAATGGTAAGCAATGTACTTGATGAATACTACTTACAATGGAAACGAATTTATGAGAAGTATGGTCGAGAAGTTTCTCGTTCTCGCCGTGAGATGAAAGCACAATGGGTGAATCACTTCGCTTCGCTCGTAGGAATTATTGATGATCCAATGACGATCGGATGGAAGAAAGTCACGTTCGTAAAAGACGGAGTCGAAGATGTCTATACGCTTCGTACGATGGAAATATTGAAGAAGCTTGCATGGGTAACGATGATCAAAGATTTTCGTGTACAGCGACTACAAAAACGTAGTGAAAATATGCTTCACAAGTTATGGGAAAGCCTAGAAGATGAAGCAGCAGGAAGACTTATTCTTCCACCAGATTGGATAGAATCTTATGATCTTCTCAAACATGAATGGCCATGGGAGAAATTGATTACTGACTATATTGCGGGAATGACCGATCATTACGCTGAGAAAGTGTATACCGAATTATTTGCAAGTCGTAGCGGTTCCATCTACGAAAGGGACTAA